The window GAAGTATAACAAAAGACAACAGTATGGTTCTCTATAATAGAAAGCCAATCATCTATACCTTCAGGGACTTTGTGGGTgctccaaaagttgaagcaaaataaaaaataaaaaatgaaagacaagGCGTAAACTGTACTAAGTCATGTCCCCCTCCCCCTTTCCcacacccacccacccacccaaaatctctcttcttcttttccctTCTTTTCCCTTCAAAGTACCCATATGAATGATCGGGGTGCCGCATCCCATGTCTGCCTTTCCTTCTTCTCCTCCTGTATGTCCAATTATGTATCACACCTTTCACTGTTTTCGACATTGTTGATTGTATTTCAAACAAGTTGAACTAGAATTTTCCATTATCGAGAAAGAACTTCCACGTGCTTGGCTCATGAAAAAGAATCAAGCCCACACGTGAAGGGGTgtgttgaagacataattaagtaaataaaagtgcaCTCTTTAtccttataaaaaataaataaaagcgcaCTCTTTGGAACAGTGTATGATTTTAGATGAGATAATCACACACTTCAATAATATTTACAACTTAAATTTTTCTTTGCATCGTCCTCTTGTTTTATACTATGTGTTATGTGTAGTTTATTTGATTTAAAATTATTAaagttataatttttaaaaagataGCACAAAGTCAGTCAATCTACTTGAGAATCGAAAAGGTGAAAGTCCCATAAGAATTAGAAGTCAGCCCATTGTGATTCTATTTAGACAAGTagtatttatattatatttatagaGGTCAAACTTTCAATATCATGAATCTGAAGGGAGCATATTTAGAACAACTATGCTGCGCAGCTAGATTAGAGGAACTTTAAAGATGAAGAGCAATGATTTAAGAAGTAGTTCAGTTTTTTTCCCCTCAATAAAGTAAGGTTTACTAAGTGTTCAGGGCTGGTGAGCTACATTGCAATGATACCCTAATTCAGTGGAAGATACTTAGCAGGAGATAAAGAATGAGTCTTATGTCTAGTTCTTCATATCACAATTCCATGCTAGGGATAAAACCATACCACTGCAATAGGCAATAGTCCTTTCTCTGTTTATGATGTAATCATCGCATCTATGTTCTTTCCCTATCCCGGGCTAGCTTTCACACACCTTGGCTATTTCAATGTGTACTTGCTACCTCTCACCAGTACGTGTACTGTGTAACTCTGCCCACCAAGATTTAGCAAATGGGAAGTGTTTTGTGCCTCCACTgagatttgaacctgagacctcgtGGTTTTCCTCCCACTTCATTAACTACTAGGCCATATCCTTGGGCTCCCAAGTATCCCAGTATAACCATTCTACTGCAAAGTATATGTTGCATATTTTATTGgtacctccccccccccccaaacacagTACTAGCTGACAACATCAGATTTACTTGAATCGGAGTTGAATATGTAAATGCTAAATATAGTTGTTACTGAAAACTCTGTGTTCATGCATATGCTGAATGTATGTTGAAACACCGGAACTTTGACAGAAGATGTTATTACTCTAACATGCACTATGTTCAGCCAGTTGAAAACCCAATCCATAATGTTATGTTTGACTTTGCTTTGTATATCAGCTTTGTACAGTTGCAGTTTTATTGGTAAACCTAATAGCTCTTCAACTAGGAGATTTCCGCCATCAAAGCATTTTATCCATTCCACCGGTATTCCTCCAATATATAGATAGTTACTTTTGATTTGTGTGTTTCAGCTTATTGATTGCTCTATCGTATGTACCAATTGCATCCTTCCATTTTTCAGGAGCTTGTTATTCTGCAGAACGAGATTACTATGAAATTCTAGGTGTATCTAGAGATGCTAGTCGAGATGAGATTAAGAAGGCTTTTCATGCGGTGAGGATATTATGAAATAGGGTTTAGGTGCCTTATTGATATGTTTATTTTCAGTTGAAATGAGATCTTGTCTGCTATTTTGGTGTTAAAAGCTTGTCGCTGTCAATAGCACTATTTTTTGTTTCAATATGGATCTATTTCCTTTATGGTGTTGAAATTCTActagtcatttgtagattgttttcaATGAAGAGGCTGCTCATTTAATAGTTCATTTTCATTACGATAGAACAGAATCTTCTTCTTACTCCTCTCCCCCCCACCCCACCACCACAAGTCCCACATACGGAAAGGAATCTTCTTCTTCGTTTAGAGGTGGAAATTCACATTGTGCCAGTGTTTTGAGACAAGTGATTCAATATTTTTGCACTTCAAGAATTTTTTGCTTCATTTATATTGAGCATTATCTTGCTTAGATCTGTGGCATTATATCTTTTCCTTTATCCTTTCCATGCTATTTGTAATTCTCTAGTGCTTTGACTTAAAAACCTTTTGCAGCTTGCAAAAAAGTACCATCCAGATGCCAATAAGAATAATCCTTCTGCCAAGAGGAAATTTCAAGAGATAAGAGATGCATATGAGGTTTAAATATTTCTATGTTCTCCAAAAATAGTACTATGACCATGATTGAAGAATTGCTGCATTTCCTTGTACTACATTCATATGATAATTTCATGGATTGTAATCGTGAAAGGTGAATTCAGATTTTGCAAGATCCACAGAAGAAAGCACAATATGACATGGTGACATGTCTTTTCTCCTTTGGcttgtatttttcaaattatgcTATATCATGGTGTACATTTCATAACTAAGaataaattttttactaatacagATGAAGGAGCAACCTAGCAGCACAGAAGATATGAATTATAATTATGGGAATGGCAATGATTTTAGATATTCTTATAGCACACAATTCTCTGATTCATTTCAGAAAATTTTTTCTGAGGTATTTccctttcttttcctcttctctGAAGTGCAGTGATTTATGGAATTTGCTTAAATGTATATGCTTCAATATCTCACAGATATTCGAAAACGAGGCTGAAAATTTGACGCAAGACATTCAGGTGGTGCCTTTTGTGATTGTGTTCCATTTGATGTTTCCCCCAATTTGAGGGACTCCAAAACTAAACCTGTTTGACTGTAATATCTTCAAATGGTAGGTGGagctttctctctcttttcctgAAGCTGCTAAAGGATGCACAAAACATCTGTCATTTGACGCAGATGTTCCATGTGATTCTTGCCGTAAGTAAAAACTGATGTTCTCTTTCTATCCACCTGTTGTGTTTTTTGAAGCCTTTCCTTTGTGTCCGAGTTGGATGTTCCATcgtcttcttttctttgtttgttaTGCCATCTCTTCCCAGAAGCATGACTAGGAAGATTATGCAATTTATATTTCTTCTTGttctctctgtgtgtgtgtgtgtgcgcgcgcgcttTGTTCTCGTTCTCTTTCTCTGTTCTCGTTACTAGATAGGTGAAGGGCGCAAAAGACTGCTAGAGTCCCAACATTCATGCTTTTATCTCTGCTAGAAATACAGTATTGTAGGGTGATGTCCTAATGGTTAAATTAGTACATTGATTACAAAGCTCACCTGGAAAGTTTGgttaaaatttttgagtaatgAGGCTACTCTATTTTCATGATAATGGTGCTTATACCTGGAGGCACTATCTCGCTTCCATCTAAAACGAAAGAAAATGATATTTAAGTCGACTTCTCAAGAGGAGAGAAGTGAAACATAACAGTATTCAATCTATTCAATATAATATGACATGGTTTAGCATGAAAAATGGAGTTACTTTGACTTTTACTTTTCCCTTTGTCCCATTATATATGACAGACTTTTCTTTTTAGTTCCACGATAAAATGGCACCCTTTCTATATTCATAAACtctttaactttaaacttctcatttttatgtaaccaaaaaaaaaaaaaaaaaatttcaagcttgccattttacccttaatgagatgatttatagccaTACAAATATCTGTGGCTTGTTTTAGACCAGAAGTTCCCGAAGTcagtctttctttcttaaactatGTGCCAGTCAAACACCGTTACATAAAATGGACAGAAGGAATATCTTTTTAGTGCTAGAAGAAAGTATGAAATTAATTGTCCGAGTTGTATGAAGTTGTTATACTCAACAGGGTCATGCTTACTTTGAATTGTTTTGGAATTTAAATTCTTAGTATATGGTCTATTACTTCTTTTAGAGGCATGTTATTTGTGATATAGCAACATGAAAGGTGCATCACCTCAAATGCGTGGAGTattttttaattgttaaaaacGTAATGGGAGTAGTTGTGGTCATTGACAAAGTGAATTTTATCCCAAAATTTCCACTTTGAAATTCTTAGTTTTTCCACACATCATGATCTTAACTTTTACTCTGTTTTATCCTTTTTCTCCTTCAGATGGTAGGGGCTATCCATTGCATTCCAAGCCTAAAGTATGTCCAACTTGTCAAGGAATTGGGAGAGTAAGTACATTCAAAATTTTGAGCATTTCCTCATTTTATGAGGTTTAACTTCAGTGTTCACTTTCTTTTTTGCCTGATAATCGAGCAATGTTCAGAATCTTTATGTGTTATTAATACTCTGGGACCTATTCATCAGGTTACAATCCCTCCTTTTACAGCAACTTGCAGTACCTGTAAAGGATCTGGACGAGTTATTAAGGTCTTGATTCTGAGACAACGAACAACTCTCTGATTTGACACAAAGCTTCAAATAATCATTGCTTGGTTTCTATTAGGAACGTTGTAGGGCATGCAAAGGATCAGGAGTCGTTGAGGCCACTAAAGACGTTAAAGTAACTATACCCGGCGGTATGCATTGGTTTTTCCTTTCCAATTTAAGTGTTACCATAAGGAGTTTAGTTTATTTCTGAGCTACATCTGGTACTTCATTTTAAATTTAAAGTATTTGTGTATTCCGCTTAAAAAACTAGGTGGATGGCATACTAATTTCAAATAAATCAACTTTGTCAGTTCTTGATATTtcacattttcttttttctcctctAGGGTGGGGGGACTGTTTGGCTTGCACTAATTTTAAACTTAGACAGCCCAAGATGGTGTTTGGGCATAAATACATGTGGTAAACTCTATGGATACAAATCCCCATTTATAGAACTGTAATAGATAAGTTTATCGATTATAATAGGTGAAGAAAGTGTACAAAGTGCCAAGTCAAAAAAAGTGTACGAAGTACCAATTATATGAAAATTAAGACTATTCTGTTGCTTTTCCACAAAGGATTTGACTATATTGTCGTATTTGGTTTTCGTCATTCCATGACCTCCTTACTATGGAGAAAAGTTCTATTTTACCGGATGTCTCTGCTTGTGTTACCTGGTAAGGTCCTGAATTTAGAGTGTAGAGTTACAACACTGAACTGAGAAGATAAAGTGTAGTCAATTTAGAAAGGCTAATGGTTTTGCTAAAGGCTGATAACGAAGCTTTACCACAGAGAACAAAATTAAGATGATTGAAACAGAAGAGCGTGATGGGAGTACTATTAATTGGAAGATACTTATCAAAGTGAAAGGGAAATTCTATAATATGGTTGTGAGACCAAAAATATTATGTGGGGGTGAATGTTGAACTTTTAAGGCCTAGCATAGCCACACGAAAAGTATTGCTGAAATGTAGATGTTAAGATGATTGTGTGGTTATATAAGATTACTAGACTAGACATAACCACATCCGACAAAAGTTAAGGTAATACATGAAGACAATAAAATGAGAGAAGCTAACCTGAGATAGTTTAACCATGTTTTACGTAGACCTCCAAATCCATGGGTTCATTGATGCTTCACTATGATGATTAAGAAGGCGGGGTAGATTTAAAATCAATGAAGGTAAGTTTCAAAAGAACCCTATAATCTCTTGGTATCCATGCTGATTTAGCTAAGAACAAAATTAATGGAAAGAGATGATCCATATAGGAAATACCAATTAGTTGGGATTAATGCTTAGCTGTTGTTGTTACACTTACATTGGGTCTGGCTTATCAAAAGTCATTTTAGGGTGGTTAGAGACTTGTATGTCAATATAACAACATATGTGAGATTTAGGGAACTTCTTTAAAAAAGCCGCTAGTTTGCCTTAAAAATTAGTTGCTATTGGCATAACAATAGCCGAATGGATATAGATGATTCATATAGTTGACCacaattaatttggtatttaggCGTAGTTGATTGATCTTATGATCATTGGACGAGTAGGAACATATTCATCTGAAACTTCTTCTGATTTTCAACTCAGTAGCAAGGTCTAACAGCATAACGTAGGATTATCGTATGATCTTCCTTTTCCTGATGGATCAGGTGTTGACTCTGGTGATACTATTCGTGTGCCGAAAGCTGGTCATGCTGGCAAGCGAGGGATGCAACCAGGCAGCCTATTTATAAAGCTAAAGGTGCATGATTCTCATCTGTCAAGTCTTGCTTCTAATATATCTTCTATATTGGGTTATCGAATGTGATTCTTTGTGATTATCTGTGACTTCAAGAATTTTTATTCATGGGTCAATCTCTATAATATTTGCATTATATATAGCAGAAATCCATTAAATTTTTGGCTCGTTGATCAATAGTCAGATATCCCTAATTGATAGCAGAAACCCACTAGATTTATTCTTTCAACACTAAGGGATTTGGAATATCAATGGGTGATGGTACAAACACCTACAAGGCTAGACATGACTAGGATCTGCTAAGGCCTGCTCATTGACAGGCAAAAAAGGCTGTTTTGGGTGGGGGTGGGGAGGGGGGGATCCTACACGTTTACTATAAGAAGAGAACGACGAAGAAGCTTTGTTATGTAATAAAGTGAGATGATATATACATAATAGTGTGTTTGCCAATGCTTTAGGTTATTTACCCTTCTCTTAAACAATATTATTTGGGTAGATAGGTCTTAAGGAAGGGTAAATAAAGGTAGAGAGAAAGGCCATTTACCTTTTATAGGTGGTCAGAAAACAAATAAAGAGGGGAAGGGGAACTTAAGGTATTCGAAAACTCTCTATGTTGGCTTTTCCAGCTCCTCAATCTTCAACAGAACTGGCTGAATTATGAAGAAAGTATATTAAGCAGTTAAGATGCACGTTGGTGGAGTAAAGGTCCATTGAATATCTGATAGTGATAAGCTGATGAATATTCTTTTAGTTGTAATTGGATCGGGAATGGAAGACCTCACATGGACTAGAGCATTGAAAAGCTATAACTAAGGAAATATATGACCTAAAGTCATGCTTTTCAAGTTCAAAAAAGCATTTTAAATTTATGATTCAGATGCAGTTTGTAGTTCAGATTAGTAACTATAATGTTCTTTTACTAAATTTCTGTTTTCGTATTCCAATTCACCAACATATTAATAGAAAAGTGTCCTCTATCACTTTGTCATTTATGTTTGCTATTTAATGTTGCCCTAGTTAAGACTGATCCTATTGGAAGTTGAGACTCTTGTAATACCTGTACTAAAGCTGTAAAGTGCCAGTGAAGTGAGGCGAGTCTTGCCTATGCTGATCTAAGCTTAAGCGCTGCATTGATCGCGCCAAGTTTCCATGTCTGTGTCACACCAGTAGACATAGTCATGTTAAGACAAATGAAGAATCTTTTGATAATCGGTTACTTGAGCATACAATTGGTTCTGTTCTGCTGTCAATTTagatttcccctttttctttaaaAACGTTTTGTCTTTGGGGTCCTTTTCGTTGGCTGGTTGAATCTGTCTTTGTGAAAACTTCATGCCTTTTGTTTTGCAGGTTGCTAAAGATCCTGTTTTTGCTAGAGATGGAGCAGACCTTTATGTGGATTATCATATCAGCTTTACAAAAGTGAGAATCACTTTCAATTTTTTCCTCCTTTTGGGCATGCTAATAAAGTATATGCTTTACCATAAACATTTGATTCGCTGTTGGTAGAAAGATATTTGGAttattcttctttatttcttgATAAGTTTAAACGTCTAGTTGTCTCCTTCGTTCTTCTCATGTTACTGAGGAGATATTTGACGCACTCTCTCCCTTTTTTCTTTGTGCATcttataaaacaaaataaaaaaattaaaagtcatTACCATTATCGACAGTCTCTGAATTCTGAAACTTTCTTCAATCTTTCTCTCTTGAACAGTCCCATCACCAAATTTCATCACATTTCAGTTGGCAACCTTAGTTCCAttatccaaaaaaataaaaaaataaaaatcattagTACCATCATCGACACCCTATGAAACTTTCCTCAATCTTTCTCTCTTGAACAGTCCCATCACCAAATTTCATCCTATTCCAGCTGGCAATGGTTAGAGATTGCTGTGTTTTCCTTTGATACTGGTTAGCAAGGTAACTGGTTGAAGATGATACCGAGCGGGTGGGTGATACTACTGGCACCTGGGAAGCAGGGATTGGATTGGGCATGGTAGATGTGTATTCTGGTGGTTTTCTTGTcgttgtttctttttcttttttaatcagTAGTCTTCTCTTGGTTTATCCGGCTATATTTATGAGTTGGCTGATAATGGAATGTTAAAAGTTATAACCAGGGTTGTTACTGTAGAAGTAAAAGTGGGGCATATCTGATACAGAAAATAATTCAGAAACTAGAAAAATAAGCAGCTGAAGGGATCACAACGCCTATCCCTGTTCAAGCCACTATCATGCATAGTACTTGTTTCAAGGTTCATATATCTAAACTATTTTAGTTAATGGCACTCTGCTCGCATGGCTAACAAATACCAACTAACTGGTTAAAGAAAAGTTAACCAGTGAGTAAGGCGAGTATTTGTTAGACAAAAGATGTCATATGTAGCTTGCCTTCTACCTTTCTCATAAACAACATACACACAGTGTAGCTGGGGCATCATAGGAGCGTGTGTACTAGAAAAAGATGTTAGAAGTTGGTTGAATAAGCTCCAATCCTTAGATTGTAGGTTATGGATTTGCAAAATATAAAGAGAAGGGAACATCATAGAAGTTAGAACCGAAGACTAAATGCAGAAGACTTGAAATAAATGCTTAAAGCTCttttgttgttcttcttctttacatATGCTTTTGTGACTTAAAGTAGAATTATGAAATTTGGTGGTTCTTATTGAATTTTAATAGGCTATTCTTGGTGGTAAAGTTGAGGTACCAACTCTATCTGGGAAGACACAGATACAGGTATGTGTTTTATACTGGGCTTATCCATCTTTCGTCATTTTTAATGTATTTTACTTACTAGAAGTGTTGTAATGCTGTCATGGCGTTagaataaatgtgaagtaaaATACTAATAGTGAATTTTGTGTCACCttgatttttttttgagaatggtaACATATTATTTAATCGTAGCACAAAGGCTGTGCTAAGGCCATATATACATATATCAAAAAGAGCAAAAACCACGGCTATCTTCTATCTCCTACTACAGCGATCCTATTATATCTATCATTGAATCTACATCCTGTGCAAAATCTTCCTTACACCAAAAGTGAAACAAAAATAAGCAGTTCATCTTGATCTTCTGTAAGGAGTTGTTGTGTCCTTCAAAACATCTACTGTTTCTTTCCATCCAAATGGTCCACCATATACATCCCGGGATGGTCTTCCACCACTTTTTTTGTTTGATCAGGTCTCCAGAGAAATTCCAGCAAGCAAGTAGCTCCCTTGTACTCCTGGGCATGGCCCATGACAGTCCTTTCATGCTCAAAAATAGGTTCCATAAAGCTCTAGCAAACTGACAGTGTAAAAATAAATGGCTAGTACTTTCAGCCTCATTTCCACACAGATAACACCTTGAACACAATGGCATGCCTCTTCTCATTAGATTGTCTTGTGTTAGACAAGCATCCTTGGCTGCTAACCATACAAAGCAGGCTACTTTAGTTGGTATTTTGGCTTGCCATATTGTTTTCCAGCTCCATAACTGAGTTTGCTGGCCTTGATGGTTGAACAGTTTGTATGCTGAGTTCACTGCAAAAGAGCCACTACTATGCCTTGTCCATTTAACCCTATCCTCCTCCACTGTAGTCCCCTTGAACTGATCAAGTACATTCAAAAATTCAGTGAATCTAGGCAATTCCCAGTCATTTAGTTTTCAACTTTAGTATTCAAACTCAGAACTTTCATGTCAGTGAAAAGGTCTTTCA of the Nicotiana tabacum cultivar K326 chromosome 7, ASM71507v2, whole genome shotgun sequence genome contains:
- the LOC107785638 gene encoding chaperone protein dnaJ 1, mitochondrial isoform X1, whose translation is MGRLRWTGVSPKSIMRIAASWRTVSADSMIDKGNVRAHVSEYLPTLLQSRSLYSCSFIGKPNSSSTRRFPPSKHFIHSTGACYSAERDYYEILGVSRDASRDEIKKAFHALAKKYHPDANKNNPSAKRKFQEIRDAYEILQDPQKKAQYDMMKEQPSSTEDMNYNYGNGNDFRYSYSTQFSDSFQKIFSEIFENEAENLTQDIQVELSLSFPEAAKGCTKHLSFDADVPCDSCHGRGYPLHSKPKVCPTCQGIGRVTIPPFTATCSTCKGSGRVIKERCRACKGSGVVEATKDVKVTIPGGVDSGDTIRVPKAGHAGKRGMQPGSLFIKLKVAKDPVFARDGADLYVDYHISFTKAILGGKVEVPTLSGKTQIQIPRGVQPGQFMVLRGKGLPKSGFLVNHGDQYVRFRIDFPTVLNERQRTIMEEFAQEEIVNGDYTDGEVNLWQQLFEHVSSPKFVVEISLFISVLLLLAKTT
- the LOC107785638 gene encoding chaperone protein dnaJ 1, mitochondrial isoform X2; the encoded protein is MGRLRWTGVSPKSIMRIAASWRTVSADSMIDKGNVRAHVSEYLPTLLQSRSLYSCSFIGKPNSSSTRRFPPSKHFIHSTGACYSAERDYYEILGVSRDASRDEIKKAFHALAKKYHPDANKNNPSAKRKFQEIRDAYEILQDPQKKAQYDMMKEQPSSTEDMNYNYGNGNDFRYSYSTQFSDSFQKIFSEIFENEAENLTQDIQVELSLSFPEAAKGCTKHLSFDADVPCDSCHGRGYPLHSKPKVCPTCQGIGRVTIPPFTATCSTCKGSGRVIKERCRACKGSGVVEATKDVKVTIPGGVDSGDTIRVPKAGHAGKRGMQPGSLFIKLKVAKDPVFARDGADLYVDYHISFTKAILGGKVEVPTLSGKTQIQIPRGVQPGQFMVLRGKGLPKSGFLVNHGDQYVRFRIDFPTVLNERQRTIMEEFAQEEIVNGDYTDGEVNLLYQQLSTG
- the LOC107785638 gene encoding chaperone protein dnaJ 1, mitochondrial isoform X3, translating into MCVHMFQNIYPRYFKVALAKKYHPDANKNNPSAKRKFQEIRDAYEILQDPQKKAQYDMMKEQPSSTEDMNYNYGNGNDFRYSYSTQFSDSFQKIFSEIFENEAENLTQDIQVELSLSFPEAAKGCTKHLSFDADVPCDSCHGRGYPLHSKPKVCPTCQGIGRVTIPPFTATCSTCKGSGRVIKERCRACKGSGVVEATKDVKVTIPGGVDSGDTIRVPKAGHAGKRGMQPGSLFIKLKVAKDPVFARDGADLYVDYHISFTKAILGGKVEVPTLSGKTQIQIPRGVQPGQFMVLRGKGLPKSGFLVNHGDQYVRFRIDFPTVLNERQRTIMEEFAQEEIVNGDYTDGEVNLWQQLFEHVSSPKFVVEISLFISVLLLLAKTT